GACCTTCGCGGAACACGTCCACCGAGTCCGCCGCCGCAAGACCGCCAACGCGTAACTGACCCCAGTACGCACTACCTTGCTCCCCCTTCCTGCCCCGCCCTGACCAGCTCCCGGAGACACCACGGAGACCACACCCCCGCCAGGGACGCAGTGGGGGTGTGGTCTCCGTGGTGACGACGGATCAGAGCTGGTCAGGGCGGGGCAGCCCGTACGCCCCGACGTACGGGCCGCGTACGGGCGAACGTACGGGCTGCCCCGGTGCCGGCCACTCACCCGAACCGGGCGCGTAATGCATGAGGTGTGACCGTGTTGATCTTGGCGACAACCGCCGGTTGTCGGTCACGGGCTCGTGCTCCTGGTCGTGCTCGACGGCGTGCAGCTGCTCGACGTCGGCGGCCGTGGGATCGGTGATGCAAGGGTGTGCGCCATGAGACGAGAGATCCCCCGTGACGGGGAGGGGCGGCGGTTGTGCGAGCACTGCCTCACGCCGGTGCCGGAGTCGCTGGGCACGAAGCCAAGGCGCTACTGCGGCCGGTCGTGTCGGCAGCGGGCGTACGAGGTGCGGCGGCAGCGTGAGGCGGTCGAGCTGGCGGTGGCGGTGCGCGAGTCGATGCGGCGCCAGGGCCTCGACCCCAACGCTCCGCCGGACCTGACCCGAGGAACGTCACGTGACGATGCGCGAGGAACGTCACGTGACGTTGCGAAACCTGCTGGTCAGCTCGCGTTTCCGGTGGGCGGTGAACCGAGCGGCGGCGCGGAGTAGGCGATCACGTGTCCGGCGGGTTCGCGCGGCAGCGTGGGCAGTGACCGGGACCGATGACGGCCTGGTCCTGGTCCTCGACCCCGGCCGCCCCCGCGAGTAGCCCGGCGGCGGGGCGGTGCGTCACCGGCGGGCGGCCAGGGCAGGCCCGCGGAGCGGGTGAGCGCCACGCCCGCCACGACGGTGCGGCCGTCCGGCACGGTGGCGCGGTCCCTGCGCCCGTGTGGCGCCGGGCCGCACCGGGTGCCGGCCGAATCGGCGGCCGATCCCGGTGGGGGACGGGCACCCCCTCCCCCGTAGCCAGCCTCCCCTGAGGACCCCGTGCCGGGCGGCAGTCGGCAGCGGCGGTGCCACGTAAACCGCCCAGCGTGGCCGCCAGGGGCCACGGACGGCCGTCTGAGCGCCTGTCAGGGGCGGGGTGGACTCATGGCCTTGGGCCACGGGGTGAGGGCCGCAGACGGCCGTACAGCTAGGTACGCGGAAAACCGCTGCGGGCCGAGGCGGGGAGTTGGCCGTGCAAAGACGAAGGCCCCGCCGGATACCGGCGGGGCCTTGCAGTGGGGCAGGGTCACGAGTGGTGGACGCGCCACCGCCCGGCGGGGGCTACGGACTCGCCAACCTCGATCAGGTCGCCCTGGGCGTCCACGTAGACGTTCCGGGACAGGGACACGGGTGCGCCGGTGGTGATGCCGAGTGCCTGTGCCTGCTCCTCCGATGCTGCGGCGGCGGTCGTCGCTTCCTCGGAGGCGACTGCCCGGCGGCCGGTCGCTGCCTCGATGGCGGACGGCGTGCCGCCGATGATCCGGTCGCGGACCAGCAGGGCGGGCACAGCGTCGGCGAGTTCGCGGGCGAACCAGCTCGTTGACGCGCTGACGGGCTGGTCCTCGGAGTTGTGGGTGATCCGCTGTCGGCGGACGGCCTGCCCGCCCGCCTCGATGTCGAGGAGATCCGCGACCCACTCCGGGGGTTCGGACAGGTCGGCGCCGGTGATGACGGCGTACTCGCCGTCGGCGTAGATCCGGCCCGT
This genomic stretch from Streptomyces sp. GSL17-111 harbors:
- a CDS encoding GntR family transcriptional regulator encodes the protein MSLERTPPYLQVVAELKQKIVSGDLKHGDKLPSVRDLATEYGISTATAQKVHRTLKAEGLAEARQGAATTVSTHRTLHRTAADRLEAALTTGRIYADGEYAVITGADLSEPPEWVADLLDIEAGGQAVRRQRITHNSEDQPVSASTSWFARELADAVPALLVRDRIIGGTPSAIEAATGRRAVASEEATTAAAASEEQAQALGITTGAPVSLSRNVYVDAQGDLIEVGESVAPAGRWRVHHS